From the genome of Papaver somniferum cultivar HN1 unplaced genomic scaffold, ASM357369v1 unplaced-scaffold_21, whole genome shotgun sequence:
CTAAgctcatgaaaataataataataattcatataAACGCATGACTTTAGCTACAGAGCAGAAAATCAATTATTGTTTAAAAAGGCTACAAAAGGTAAATGCTAACCTTTTTTTTATCGTCTTTCTGACATAAGCATCTAGGCTAAAATCACCCCAAAAGCCTTCTGCATGATGCAACTGTATGGTCTCCAAGAATGAGCAGATCTGCTTCACCATCTTTTGTTTCGTACTCTCTTTTATACTCCCTCCAACTTTTGACTTGAGTATCTCCATCCTGAACAAAACCTGCAACTCATACCTTgtgtttattaaggatgacatGCTTTGGTTTGACACATTTAAATACAGCTGCATACAAACAAAAACAGAAGAATACAAATAACTGAACAAAGAGAGCAGAATAGAAAAGGATACTCTCTAACTTTATATTCTGAAGTGTAAGCGGTCGAAGTCGAATCAGATACAATAGCTGATGGGTCACTGCTTTTGTACTTCATTGCCAAATCCTTCGGGTCTACCAGTAAAAGCTTTATCAGCTCGGCAGCAACCAATCCATTACAACCATCCTCTGACTGttctttggaatttgaattttcaATGGTGTTATCTGTTTGATGCTTCCGGTATAACCAATGAACAGATGAATAAACAAGTCGCTCTGCCAAAGCACCCAACTCCATGTCTTCGAAAATTAGACTTTGTTGTATCTTCTCAGAAATACTACTTAAGAAAGTTTCTGAAGTTTCTGACCAAGCAGGGGTGGCTCCATCATTCATATCGGGAGCTACCTCTGCAGAAGCTTCTCCAACAGAGAAAGAAGAGGAGACAGGCAGTTCACTTTCTTGCTCCAACTTCATAAGTCTATCCTGTGTTTCTTCGTTGGCACTTAAATACTGTTGCTCTTGTTCGGGCGGTTTGATGCGGGTTTGAGAGCTAAGCTTCCTTGTTTGCTTCATCCAGCATTTCAAGAATTTGAACTTCTTCGAATGATTACACTCCCTATCAATATAGATTTCTTCTAAATTCATCTCAGTGTTTCTAGGAGCAGCCTCGCAGAAGGAGCTCCATGAGAGGTTTCGAACAAACTTCAAACCCTTTCTATTCTTTCTCATAATACCACCCTGAGACTCTGAGGATTTTTGGGAAGACAATTCCCCGTTGTGAGTATCGGCTGGTGTAGATAATTCATCGTCCATGGTAGGTGTCTCACTAAGTTGCTTAACAGAACATTGCTCAAATCCGGAACAAACTTCATCAGCTTCACTTAATAATTCATTAAACGATAATACACCATCTAAAACATAGAGAAACGCGGAGTTAACTGTGAAAGGCTTCATGATTCCTGTTACAGAAACCCCATCTTTGTTCAAAACAGTAACCAGAGCTGAGTAGCTTCCCCTGTAGAGGAAAGCTAGCAATAACTGCCAAATAGGTTTTCCAGGAGCGAACTCGCTCTTTTCCATCCTAAGCATTTCAAGGACCCTGTCTGCGAAAAAAACACCTTGAGTAGTATCTACCTTCCCATCATTTTTCTGATCCCCTGAGAATCCACGTATGAGTAATAAATCACGTACTTTGTCCTTAATGTTCACAATCTCATCACTCTTCCTCACCTCCTTAACACATAGTTTCCTCCGCTGATCACTACCGTTTCCCCAAAACATTCTCCCTTCATCACTACTTCCCCTACTTTCCAACACACCCGAATTACACAAAGGTCTTCTTCTAGACACTTTCAGTTCAGTCATTTCAAGTTCACAACAATTACACTCCAAAGGTCTTCCACTCACATCTAATATCTCAAGACTTAACTCCGCACGACATTTCTTTCCACAAGCATCATCAACACCCAACTTAGAACAACCAATTTTCGGATAAATTAAACCGAATGGAACAAGACTAGAACCTAAGTTTATCGCATCCGTCGAAGAAAACCCCCATCCTAATCTCTTTACCCCACTTTCCATAATCTCCGAAAAATCTCCCTCATTTTCAACATTCTCTTCATAATTAACACTAACCCAGCTCAAATGTATATATCTACTAACAAACCCATCTCTCAAACCCCCAAATTTCTCACAAAACACACTATCACTAACCAATTCATCCCCCTCAATACCAACAAAATTACCCACTAATTTAATCGATTTAAAAGCAGGTGAAAAAACAAGAATCAAATTTCTCTTGACAAATGAACAATCAACCATACCTTTCAAATCTTCAGCTCCATCCTCCCAAGTATACTTAAGCATAACCTCCCTAACAGCTTCAGCTACGTGGTGGCATTTCGGCAATTTACTCACTGACTCAAGGGCATTTCCGTCACTCGGTTTCAAAATTGGGGAAAATGAATCGAGAGCTTCAGCAagtgaaactagggtttctgattgggaatcaaaagaaaaagaagaaccgaATTTACCGATTTTAGAAGATGAGAGTACTGGAGAGAGCGACGAGATGAAGAATTTGAACGCGAAGAGAGATGAAGAGAGAGGTGAGAATTCGAGAATTTTCTGAGTTGAGGTTAAAATTGAAGCTATGTATGATTCAGGGTTTTGGGTTTGTGTGAACAGAGGGTGGAGATCGATTAAGAAGACGATTCGCTGTGTTTGTTTCAGATCGATTTCTAGGGTTGaatccatgatttttttttgaaacgagAGTGAGAGGAATGGCGGGAATCTTGtgaagttaaaagaaaagatgaaagaggaaagagAAGAGGTGTAGTCATCTTGAGGGTATACTTATGAGGTGTTTGATTTGGTGTAAGCAGTAAGTTCATGGTGTTGTACACAACCCATTAGTGCCCAACACCTGGCATTTGAGGTGACTTTGACCGGCCTAGATAAATCTGTAACAacactaaaaataaaaatggcaAGTCCTAAATTGAGCCCAAAGTTTTATATGTGGTTCATTGTTCATGGATGTTCGGTCGGACCGTCTATTATTCTTAAAATCAAAGGTGTAGATAAATAACACATAAATTATGAGAATCAGGCTATATCAGTACATGATTTCGCAACTAACTTGAAGTCATGATTCAAATTGTTTTCCGAGAGAAAATTTAAGGTTTTCGGGCGAGTGCAAGGGTTTCATTGTTTTATGTGGTTATGGCTAAACAAAGTAGTAAAAGTATCtttgttttttttgataattaacatatttcaattcattcaaatcaaaacagTGATTATATTTCGCTTACAAGAatgacaaaaacatcaaaataagagataatcaaaaccctaatacaaataaggacatcAATTACATGTAGATCGCGAAGAAAAAGAGCGATAAACCGCAAAGATATCCAAAACAACTTTATGTATAAGGGAAAGATGATGGTATATCCGGAAAATATATTCCGCCCATTTAATCTTattgtattcttcttcttccataaaacAAAGGAGTACTCTGTCCATAAAATTGTCGATCCACGCGAACACGGATGCGCGATGTCGTGATAAATCGtcgatgtttttgaatcgagaatATCAAGCCACGAATCAGTCATTAAAATTTGAAGAACTCGTCccacaacgacgaagaaaaatcgcCCCAAAACGACGAAAAAATATGTCAAAAGACACCAAAAATGATGTAAAAACATCTTCTATCAAAAACTTTAAAAGGAAAAgaatccttgctcagatctagtccaagaggaccaaatctgagcaagatgGATAttgagtttttttgttttttgtttttgagatAGGGAAGATGAAGGGAAAGAACAGAGAGAAAAAGTTTTATCGGTCCATTAAAAGTACTAGTAGTAAAGATAAAATAACGTAAATTGAATGTATTAGGAAAAGGAATACATACTCAAACaagtttttattttataaaacaaGTGTTCATCACGTGCATACTCACGTGCTTGGAGCAATGGTAGCATTAGGTTTCCTACCGACTCATCTCCACTCCTGCtttaaaaaggaaaagaaaatctcCATTTCTCCGTTAACTCTACCTTTCTCTTTCAAAACTACCTCTGCCTGTACACCGTCGCCGCCATAAAATCTCCTCACCATTATCactaagaaagaaaaataaacacgGATCAAGTGATATAACTGTTTTATTGCTGTGATTTCACTAATTAATTCTTCAAGTGCTATATATGTGGGGAGATTTCCTAAAAATTGTATATGATCTTTTCATGAATTTGAAAAACTGTGTTGacacttttttctttttggaattggtATGTTCTATTTTGATTCCTATGAATCCTATCGAAGTTTTCATTGTGATCCGACAATGGTGAGGTAAACTAAAACCACTGTCATCTCCATCAAAGTATAATAATTAAGTACTAATAtgccctttgtttttcttttttgcaaaGCACAAATATCAGGTTGGCTTAGGGGCAAAAAATTTAATTGGACAATTTTGATAGTACCATATTTGCTCTGTCATATTACCATTCTTCCCTTCAATTATATTTCCATTTTCGATTCTATTGTGTGAAGAcgagggtaaaattggaaacaaaaTTTTGCAGCTTCATTTGCTATAGTAAGGGGTGTTCCCTTTATATAATAGATTAGATAATTGTGATAATTTACTAATTGAACTTGTTAATTTTGTGCACGACAATGAACTTTAAAAGACATAAGATTATTTATAAATACAAATTTGTttcaataatatatatttttgttttatttttggaccAAATCCTCATAGACTCGTGTCCTTATTCTCGAAAACTAAACTTGATATTAACTTTTAAAACTGCCAATCACCTGCTAGTAGCGGAGAAAAGAGAATCAGTCGATCAAGCTTCTCTCTAGCTTATATGAATATAGAATCTTTAATCTTTTTGTAATTTCCTGTGATGGTTTCCTCCAACATTTCAAAATTTTCAGTAATTCTAATTTATTCTTTATCAGGTCCTTTTACCAGCAAGGCGTTTAACCATTTTGTATGGAATAACACATCCCCAAATGTATATATAATATAAGTTTTCACCTCCGTGCCATTAAAATGATATTGTTAAATTACATGATTGTGCTAACAAAAGTCGTGTctcaaaaaaaaaggttttatgaattcttttccaGGCATTACTCCTTTAAACTATTATCGTGTATAATTTTTCACACACATGTTAACACGTTTTTTATGAAACTTGTTAATCTGCTTATCTTGATAGTTTTATCTAATGAGCTATAGCACATAAGGCGGTTTTATTTCGGTAGGTGAGGGTGGAGAAGCCTCCTTTGCTATTGAAGCTTCTTTGGCTTATGAACATGCGGGGGAGTATGTTATttttgttggggttttgttccgtgAAGATAGTTTTGGGATTCTCCGAAACGTAACTCGAGATGTTCCCTA
Proteins encoded in this window:
- the LOC113339779 gene encoding uncharacterized protein LOC113339779, translated to MDSTLEIDLKQTQRIVFLIDLHPLFTQTQNPESYIASILTSTQKILEFSPLSSSLFAFKFFISSLSPVLSSSKIGKFGSSFSFDSQSETLVSLAEALDSFSPILKPSDGNALESVSKLPKCHHVAEAVREVMLKYTWEDGAEDLKGMVDCSFVKRNLILVFSPAFKSIKLVGNFVGIEGDELVSDSVFCEKFGGLRDGFVSRYIHLSWVSVNYEENVENEGDFSEIMESGVKRLGWGFSSTDAINLGSSLVPFGLIYPKIGCSKLGVDDACGKKCRAELSLEILDVSGRPLECNCCELEMTELKVSRRRPLCNSGVLESRGSSDEGRMFWGNGSDQRRKLCVKEVRKSDEIVNIKDKVRDLLLIRGFSGDQKNDGKVDTTQGVFFADRVLEMLRMEKSEFAPGKPIWQLLLAFLYRGSYSALVTVLNKDGVSVTGIMKPFTVNSAFLYVLDGVLSFNELLSEADEVCSGFEQCSVKQLSETPTMDDELSTPADTHNGELSSQKSSESQGGIMRKNRKGLKFVRNLSWSSFCEAAPRNTEMNLEEIYIDRECNHSKKFKFLKCWMKQTRKLSSQTRIKPPEQEQQYLSANEETQDRLMKLEQESELPVSSSFSVGEASAEVAPDMNDGATPAWSETSETFLSSISEKIQQSLIFEDMELGALAERLVYSSVHWLYRKHQTDNTIENSNSKEQSEDGCNGLVAAELIKLLLVDPKDLAMKYKSSDPSAIVSDSTSTAYTSEYKVREYELQVLFRMEILKSKVGGSIKESTKQKMVKQICSFLETIQLHHAEGFWGDFSLDAYVRKTIKKRYAHSLEDVVHRIYTRMDLLLFEDDEAELSGSLFNSEDSENPQREIVGENDIGGNVGTNPSTSAGKSSRRRETYSKALRGLRKEQKITSVEAQERKVKNCKLHSFAKGINLRKVWAPNQPNTVMTKSEVIRKVPKRKERRHYDVVCETPMSRNKRSCMGDEGQSNDWTDFFGSVSKSLFQDNNAGDSNRTSTDS